DNA from Arthrobacter sp. PvP023:
GTGGTCCAGGAACTCCACCGGCAGCCCCACTTCGTTGAGGGCAGTGTCCACGCCGGCCGCGCGCATTTCCTGGCGGATGCGCGAACCCACTCCGCCGGCCCGCACGCCGTCTTCGATGCAGATGACCAGCCGGTGGCGGGCGGCCAGCGCAATGATGGATTTGCGTACTGGCAGCAGCCAGCGGGGATCCACCACGGTGGAGCTGATGCCTTGGGCTCCCAAGCGGTTGGAGACGTCCAGGGCGAGTTCGGACATGGCTCCGACGCTCACGATCAGCACGTCGTTTTCGTTGGAGCCGGCAGGACGGCGGGCCAGCACATCCACGCCGTCGCTGAGGCGCTCCAGGGCTTCCACTTCGGCGCCCACGTTGCCCTTGGAATACCGGACCACGGTGGGCGCGTCCTCGATGGCCACGGCCTCGCGGAGTTCCTCACGGAGCCGGGTGGCGTCCCGGGGGGCGGCCAGGTGGAGGCCGGGCACAATCTGCACCATGGCCATGTCCCACATGCCGTGGTGGCTGGCGCCGTCGGGGCCGGTGACGCCGGCACGGTCCAGGACAATGGTGACCCCGGCCTTGTGCAGCGCCACGTCCATGAGCAGCTGGTCGAAGGCGCGGTTCAGGAACGTCGCGTAAACGGCAACCACGGGGTGGAGACCTCCGAAGGCCATACCCGCGGCGGAGGTGAGCGCGTGCTGTTCGGCAATGCCGACGTCGAAGACGCGTTCCGGGTGCCGTGCGGCAAACTTGTGCAGGCCCACGGGAATGAGCATGGCACCGGTGATGCCCACGATGTCCTTGCGCTCATCGGCGATGGCTGCGATTTCATCGGCGAAAACGGACGTCCACGACTGGGCGCCGCCCGCCTCGGTGGGCACCCCGGTTTCGGGATCGATGATGCCCACAGCGTGGAACTGGTCGGCCTCATGGGCGCGCGCCGGCGCGTAGCCGTGGCCCTTTTCCGTCATGGCGTGCACGATGACCGGACCGGCATAGTTCTTCGCGGTGGACAGTGCGTGCTCCATGGCCTGGAGGTTGTGTCCGTCGACAGGTCCGATGTACTTCATGCCGAGGTCCTCGAACATGCCCTGCGGCGCCCACCAGTCCTTGATGCCCTTCTTCATGGCATGCAGGCTGCGGTACGTAAACTGGCCCGCCGGTCCGCCGTTTTGGAGCTTCCTCTTCCACCAGTCCAGGGTGCCCTCGTAGGCCGGGGCCGCACGGAACGAATCGATGGTGGGGCGCAGCGACGCGAGGTAGTCGGCGAAGCCGCCCACAGTGGGGGCATAGGACCGGCCGTTGTCGTTCACGACAATGACCACGCGGCGGCGTTTGTCCGCCGCGATGTTGTTGATCGCTTCCCAGGCCATGCCGCCTGTCAGCGCGCCGTCGCCCACCACGGCAATGACGTAACGGTCGCCGTCGCCGGTCAACTGCCGGGCCCGGGAGATTCCGTCGGCCCAGGACAGTGATGAGGAGGCGTGGGAGCTTTCCACGATGTCGTGCTCGGACTCTGCACGGTCCGGATAACCGGACATGCCGCCTTCCTGGCGGAGGGTGCTGAAGTCCTGGCGTCCGGTGAGGAGCTTGTGGACATACGACTGGTGCCCGGTGTCAAAGACAATGCTGTCGCGGGGAGAATCAAAAATACGGTGCACGGCCATGGTCAGTTCCACAACGCCGAGGTTCGGTCCGAGGTGGCCACCCGTCTGTGACACGTTGCCGATCAGGAAACTCCTGACCTCCGCAGCCAGCTGGGACAGCTGTTCTTCGGTCAACTTGCTCAGGTCCTGCGGATTCCGGATGGTGTCCAAAATTCCCAACGGGGCCTCCTTCGGGTGGTAGACATGCCTTTTAACTCTAACGC
Protein-coding regions in this window:
- the dxs gene encoding 1-deoxy-D-xylulose-5-phosphate synthase codes for the protein MGILDTIRNPQDLSKLTEEQLSQLAAEVRSFLIGNVSQTGGHLGPNLGVVELTMAVHRIFDSPRDSIVFDTGHQSYVHKLLTGRQDFSTLRQEGGMSGYPDRAESEHDIVESSHASSSLSWADGISRARQLTGDGDRYVIAVVGDGALTGGMAWEAINNIAADKRRRVVIVVNDNGRSYAPTVGGFADYLASLRPTIDSFRAAPAYEGTLDWWKRKLQNGGPAGQFTYRSLHAMKKGIKDWWAPQGMFEDLGMKYIGPVDGHNLQAMEHALSTAKNYAGPVIVHAMTEKGHGYAPARAHEADQFHAVGIIDPETGVPTEAGGAQSWTSVFADEIAAIADERKDIVGITGAMLIPVGLHKFAARHPERVFDVGIAEQHALTSAAGMAFGGLHPVVAVYATFLNRAFDQLLMDVALHKAGVTIVLDRAGVTGPDGASHHGMWDMAMVQIVPGLHLAAPRDATRLREELREAVAIEDAPTVVRYSKGNVGAEVEALERLSDGVDVLARRPAGSNENDVLIVSVGAMSELALDVSNRLGAQGISSTVVDPRWLLPVRKSIIALAARHRLVICIEDGVRAGGVGSRIRQEMRAAGVDTALNEVGLPVEFLDHGTRAQVLERVGLTARQITHDVVAQVLGTKVPFARPLPGQEHPTTGSLPKL